Below is a window of Humulus lupulus chromosome 9, drHumLupu1.1, whole genome shotgun sequence DNA.
CCCGCATCATCGTAAAAAAGAAATTTTTGAGATAAAAACAGTTTTTTGTGTGTAAATTTCTCTAAAAAAAacatatgattatgatatatatattattacaatGAGGTAGTTTTATTGAAAATGAATATGTAATTAGTTAGAGTTtataaaagtataatattttagattGAATTTTTAATGCATGATAAAATATATTATGACTTGAGAAAATTATATTTGGAAATAATACCATGATTTCTAATTACACGAATGCAAAGATATTATAccggttttttttattttataaatattaggGTCTTTCAGTTTTTATGATCATTTctctaatgttttttttttttgagaaaaaaagcCTCATTAAAACCTCAAGAGTAAACCCAATGGGATAAACCTCAAGAGGAAAAAGAGTGCCTATAAAATATATTGATCAAGTAATGTCATCCTGAATTACAACATTGATACACTCGGGGTATCCAGGCCACCAAACAAAATCATCAGAAAGAGATAAAGCAAACTTAGCCAAGGAGTGAGCAACACTATTGGCCATTCTAGGACAAAAATTAAAGGAGATACTATGAAAAGAATTACAATAAGCAAGAATATCCCTAATAATATATCCTAGATAAGAATGCTCGATCTTGTGACTGTTAATTGCACGGACCACAATGGCACAATCAGATTCAATGACCACCGTAAGATACCCAAGTCTTGAGCACAACAAAATACTGTGATAAACCGCCAAGGCTTCAACAATAGTAGGGTCCAATAAATGATCCCAAGACCACGTACTAGAGGCAAGGACCATGCCATGAAAGTCACGGAATACCGCCCCAGCTCCTGCCTTCTTCGCAACATGGTCAAGGCCAGCATCACAATTAATTTTGACACCACCCTCCACAGGTTTCTCCCAACGATGCACTTTCGGAGTATCCCTCAAGGACTCACTGGCGGGGAAAGAGCCACCATTGGCATTCAAGTGACGATCTAGAAATGCCAAGCTCTAATCAATAACCATCTGATCAGGAAGAGTAGTCTTCTCATTAACAAATATATTACGCCGATACCAAATACGCCATAAACACACAATGAGTTTTCCAAAGTCAGTTACAGACAAAGAATCTAAGCAATTTAACAAAAACTCATAAATGTCCATTCTAGTGTAAGGAGGAACAAGTATAATATTACCAACTGTGTGTCTAAAGTTACTCAGTCTAtcataattccataaagcatggAGTGCAGTCTCAGGGCCCTTTAGGCAAAAAAGGCATAAGGAATCAACAGAAATACCTCGATTGCAAAGGTTAGAAAAGGTAGGTAGCCAATTATTCGCACCTCTCAACAAAAATTGCCTCACTTTCCCAGGAATATTTAATTGCCAAATTTTAGTCCATATCACCGAAGCTCCATTAGAGCCTGAAGCCTGGCCTATCCCCAACAAACGAATGGCTTGCCAATATCCACTTTTGACAGTATAAAAACCTAAAGACTTAAAATGCCATATAACACAATCAGTAATAGGAAGATGATTGCGAGGGATAGAGAGAATAGCGGTCGCCTCTTGCAAATTAAAAGCCTCACTGATCAAAACAGAGTTCCAATTATCATCAGGAAGAAGAAGGCTAGAGACCATTGCATCTTCAGGAAGAAAATGATTCGAACAAGACCTATCACCATTCAGGCGGGGGATCCAGCGGTCATGATACACAGAGACATTATTTCCATCTTTGATAAGCCACCTAGCCCTTGAGAGAAAAAGCTCTTTACCCCATAAAATTGATCTCCAGATGAAAGAGGATTTTTTTGAGCTAGTGGCAGTAAGCACTGAGGAAGTAGGATAATAGAGTGCTTTCATAACCTTTGCAACGAGAGAATCCGGAATAGAATAAAGTCTTacgacttgcttagctaacaaacCTTGATTAAACAAGGAAAGATCTCTGAACCCCATTCCTCCATCCGACTTGTGCCAACAAAGTCTCTCCCAAGCACACCAGTGTAATTTCTGTTTATCCACATTACCACCCCACCAGAATCTAGCACAGAGTCGATGCATTTGTTTAATGAAACTGGCAGGCAGCTTAAACAAGTTCATAGAATAAGCAGGGATAGACTGGATGACAGATTTAATAAGCACCTCCTTCCCAGCAGCAGAGAAGGACCGAGATTTCCAGCTAAACAATTTATTCCAAATACGGTCTTTGAGGGATTGAAAAATACCTTTCTTACTCTGCCCAGCATAACAGGGAAGACCAAGGTACTTCTCATGGCAAGCAACCATAGGAACACCAAGAATAGCGGCCATGTCAGCAGCATCACTAGAAGAAATCTGAGAACTAAAACACATAGCAGACTTAGAAAAATTCACAAGTTGACCAGAAGCCTTACCATACCAATTCAGAAGCTGCTTAAAACGGTGACAAGCAAACACTGATGCTTTGAAAAAGAAAAGGCTATCATCAGCAAAAAGGAGATGGGAGACCTGGGGACCAGTATGCCTACAAGAGAGACCCGAGAGTGTGCCATTCATGCTGTACAAGAGCAGACAAACCTTCAGCACAGATCAGAAATAGAAAGGGTGACAAAGGATCACCTTGTCGAAGACCCCTGCTAGGAATAATTTTACCCAATATTTCACCATTCAGATTAAAAGCATAGCCAACCGAAGAAATACAAGCCAGAACTAAATTGATCCATTGCTCATGAATGCCCAATTTCCTCATAAGGCTACATAAAAAACTCCATTCAACACGATCATAGGCTTTAGACATGTCAAGCTTGAGAGCAAAAGCACCGAATTTACTTTTAACACGCCGTTTCAGATGGTTAACACACTCAAAGTCAATCATGGAATTATCAGTAATAAGACGTCCAGGGAGGAAGGCACTCTGCTCATCAGATATTACTGAACCCAGAATCTCACGTAATCGATTAGTCATAGATTTTGCAATAATCTTGTAAAGCACGTTACACAAACTAATAGGACGAAAATCCGAAGCATGTTTAGGATCATCGATTTTCGGGATAAGAGTGATAAGAGtagtgttaaccgagatttttggcaactatattaataactattatttaatgataattataatgaaagcagaagattaacacggggtttttacgttgttggggcgttaactagccttagtccacgagtctatattattagagcttgaagaaacttttacaatggag
It encodes the following:
- the LOC133799848 gene encoding uncharacterized protein LOC133799848, with translation MLKPDFVFLSETVSSQSQLEVLRVRLGFCGKIVVEKIGRSGGLCLLWGDFVDVELIEFSMFHIDVFIDAVGSPSWRFTGLYGQPDAILRKDFWRFLGMLASSYEGPWLCEGDLNEIIVASEKDVAASRPNYLMRNFKQALSDCDLIVLGFSGPKFTWCNRHKDSTFTQVRLDRMLGNPKWFDLFPSFSVSHLSFWGSDHRPLHVQINHTNEGIKGHMLLKSRFHYETAWEEDEECGNIISLAWNSGVGYNFETLATKIANVATNLGRWNTTVFKRHHKDIKKKQKQLKSLDASLSVANLKDYVSLEKELDVPHYKEEKYWAPRSKQNWLMLEFGQDNLAGVFQDYFQSIFESGSPTCVDMDLVLNAIVPKVTSRMNDQLTRRYTGEDVRKALFQKNPSKSPGKDGMSAGFYQKYWDTIGPEVSSVCLRFLNEGGHIKAGVVVRRQEKPKMRLQVEEQKLGFWGTGGGEESTDGYLPKISVNTTLITLIPKIDDPKHASDFRPISLCNVLYKIIAKSMTNRLREILGSVISDEQSAFLPGRLITDNSMIDFECVNHLKRRVKSKFGAFALKLDMSKAYDRVEWSFLCSLMRKLGIHEQWINLVLACISSVGYAFNLNGEILGKIIPSRGLRQGDPLSPFLFLICAEASVFACHRFKQLLNWYGKASGQLVNFSKSAMCFSSQISSSDAADMAAILGVPMVACHEKYLGLPCYAGQSKKGIFQSLKDRIWNKLFSWKSRSFSAAGKEVLIKSVIQSIPAYSMNLFKLPASFIKQMHRLCARFWWGGNVDKQKLHWCAWERLCWHKSDGGMGFRDLSLFNQGLLAKQVVRLYSIPDSLVAKVMKALYYPTSSVLTATSSKKSSFIWRSILWGKELFLSRARWLIKDGNNVSVYHDRWIPRLNGDRSCSNHFLPEDAMVSSLLLPDDNWNSVLISEAFNLQEATAILSIPRNHLPITDCVIWHFKSLGFYTVKSGYWQAIRLLGIGQASGSNGASVIWTKIWQLNIPGKVRQFLLRGANNWLPTFSNLCNRGISVDSLCLFCLKGPETALHALWNYDRLSNFRHTVGNIILVPPYTRMDIYEFLLNCLDSLSVTDFGKLISLAFLDRHLNANGGSFPASESLRDTPKVHRWEKPVEGGVKINCDAGLDHVAKKAGAGAVFRDFHGMVLASSTWSWDHLLDPTIVEALAVYHSILLCSRLGYLTVVIESDCAIVVRAINSHKIEHSYLGYIIRDILAYCNSFHSISFNFCPRMANSVAHSLAKFALSLSDDFVWWPGYPECINVVIQDDIT